From the genome of Streptomyces sp. V1I1, one region includes:
- a CDS encoding sodium:solute symporter, with protein sequence MTEGPMAAAFLAVIGGASLLAVTARRLHAKDDLPSLEGWALADRSLGTIWTWLLLGGTIFTAYTFAAVPGLVYGNGAPAFFALPYTVIVCPLAFVLLPRMWSVARDHGYVTAADFVRGRYGSAPLALVVALTGILATMPYLALQLLGIRAVLTAGGLYPSAATGDLVMAAIFAGLAVATYRHGLRAPTVISALKGVAVFGSVLAVCWLVLARLGGPGAVFDEAARRLSGPDAGNASLVLSPDQQPAFATLALGSALALLMYPHVLTAAFAASGPRVLRRVAVALPVWTAVLALFGLLGIAALASGVRAPEGGAEAAVPILVDRLMPAPLAGLVFGAITVGALVPAAVMSIAAATSFVRNVYVEYFHPTATPKRQVRIAKAVSLTAKAGAVAFVFGLRDQDAINLQLLGGVWILQIFPAVAIGLFTRRLHHRALLAGWAAGMVFGTVMVVREGFSPVVPLGLPGMSGHPPEIYAGLAALILNLAVALAGTAVLDRIGTPRGTDSTALPPCLTARHRPGTGANNP encoded by the coding sequence ATGACCGAAGGCCCCATGGCCGCGGCGTTCCTCGCCGTCATCGGTGGTGCGTCCCTGCTCGCCGTCACCGCCCGCCGACTGCACGCCAAGGACGACCTGCCCTCCCTGGAAGGCTGGGCGCTGGCCGACCGGAGCCTCGGCACCATCTGGACATGGCTGCTGCTGGGCGGCACGATCTTCACCGCGTACACCTTCGCCGCCGTACCCGGCCTGGTGTACGGCAACGGGGCGCCCGCCTTCTTCGCCCTCCCCTACACCGTGATCGTCTGCCCGCTGGCCTTCGTCCTGCTGCCCCGGATGTGGAGCGTTGCGCGGGACCACGGCTACGTCACCGCTGCCGACTTCGTGCGCGGACGCTACGGTTCGGCGCCGCTGGCCCTGGTGGTCGCGCTCACCGGCATCCTCGCCACCATGCCGTACCTCGCCCTGCAGCTACTGGGCATCCGGGCGGTGCTCACCGCGGGCGGGCTCTACCCGAGTGCCGCCACCGGTGACCTGGTGATGGCGGCAATCTTCGCCGGTCTCGCGGTGGCGACCTACCGGCACGGTCTGCGCGCGCCCACCGTCATCTCGGCGCTCAAGGGTGTGGCGGTCTTCGGCTCGGTACTCGCCGTCTGCTGGCTCGTCCTGGCCCGGCTCGGCGGACCCGGTGCGGTCTTCGACGAGGCCGCCCGCCGGCTCAGTGGTCCGGACGCCGGCAATGCCTCCCTCGTCCTCTCACCGGACCAGCAGCCGGCCTTCGCCACCCTGGCCCTGGGCTCGGCACTGGCCCTGCTGATGTATCCGCACGTCCTCACCGCCGCCTTCGCCGCCTCCGGCCCGCGGGTCCTGCGCCGGGTCGCCGTCGCCCTGCCGGTCTGGACCGCGGTGCTCGCCCTCTTCGGCCTGCTCGGCATCGCGGCGCTCGCCTCGGGCGTACGCGCCCCCGAGGGCGGCGCCGAGGCCGCGGTCCCCATCCTGGTGGACCGCCTGATGCCGGCGCCGCTCGCTGGTCTGGTCTTCGGCGCGATCACCGTGGGAGCGCTGGTCCCGGCCGCCGTCATGTCGATCGCGGCCGCGACCTCGTTCGTACGCAATGTGTACGTCGAGTACTTCCACCCCACCGCCACCCCCAAGCGCCAGGTGCGGATCGCCAAGGCGGTCTCCCTCACCGCGAAGGCGGGAGCGGTCGCGTTCGTCTTCGGGCTGCGGGATCAGGACGCCATCAACCTCCAGCTCCTCGGCGGCGTCTGGATCCTTCAGATCTTCCCCGCGGTGGCCATCGGGCTGTTCACACGCCGGCTGCACCACCGGGCGCTGCTCGCGGGCTGGGCCGCCGGGATGGTGTTCGGCACGGTCATGGTCGTACGGGAGGGCTTCTCGCCAGTCGTACCGCTCGGCCTGCCTGGCATGTCCGGTCATCCGCCGGAGATCTACGCGGGGCTGGCCGCCCTGATACTCAACCTGGCGGTCGCGCTGGCCGGCACCGCGGTGCTGGACCGGATCGGCACACCCCGGGGTACGGACTCCACCGCACTGCCCCCTTGTCTGACAGCCAGGCACCGGCCCGGGACGGGAGCGAACAACCCATGA
- a CDS encoding DUF3311 domain-containing protein yields the protein MVRIVLPHHVWRRVAAGACLVAPVVALLWVPWYAQDRPELAGVPFFYWYQLAWVPGCSLAMLAAYLLTRRPPEP from the coding sequence GTGGTTCGGATCGTGCTCCCCCACCACGTCTGGCGCCGGGTCGCGGCCGGCGCCTGCCTCGTCGCTCCCGTCGTCGCCCTGCTCTGGGTGCCCTGGTACGCGCAGGACCGGCCGGAGCTGGCTGGGGTGCCGTTCTTCTACTGGTACCAGCTCGCCTGGGTGCCGGGGTGCAGCCTCGCCATGCTCGCGGCGTATCTGCTGACCCGGCGCCCGCCCGAGCCCTGA
- a CDS encoding carbon starvation CstA family protein, which produces MPGSVRTNRMNSANPRSILLWTCVALLGAFAWGMVALARGEEISAVWLVVAALGSYAIAYRFYSRFIARRVLKLDDSRATPAERLEDGVDFQPTDRRVLLGHHFAAIAGAGPLVGPVLAAQMGYLPGTIWIVVGVIFAGAVQDMVVLFLSMRRDGKSLGQMAREEIGKVGGAAALIAVFVIMIILLGVLALVVVNALAHSPWGTFSVAMTIPIALFMGFYLHILRPGRVTETSLIGVALLLLAIVGGGWVENSSLAGAFTWSPTTLVFCLAGYGFVASVLPVWMLLAPRDYLSTFMKIGTIALLAVGVLVAAPKLQAEAVSDFATSGTGPVFAGSLFPFLFITIACGALSGFHSLVASGTTPKLIQKESQVRMIGYGAMLMESFVAVMALIAAAVLDPGLYYAMNAPAGLLGTTAESASQAVAGLGFSITPDQLTAAAKAVEEQTLIARTGGAPTLAVGMSEIFSRVFGGAAMKAFWYHFAIMFEALFILTTVDAGTRVGRFMLQDMLGNVWKPIGRVNWKPGIWITSALVVAAWGYFLYTGATDPLGGINQLFPLFGIANQLLAAVALTVCTTVLVKSGRRRWAWVTAVPLTWVVAVTFTAGWQKIFSDDPRVGFFAQRTRYADGIDAGTVLPPAKTMEDMHTVVTNSTVDGVLIALFLLLVVTVMVNAAVVCARALRSAAPLPTTEVPYVASQIDVPVPQPRKALAGARE; this is translated from the coding sequence ATGCCCGGATCCGTCCGTACGAACCGGATGAACAGCGCAAACCCGAGATCGATCTTGCTGTGGACCTGCGTCGCCCTGCTCGGCGCCTTCGCCTGGGGCATGGTGGCCCTGGCCCGGGGCGAGGAGATCTCCGCCGTCTGGCTGGTGGTCGCGGCGCTGGGCTCGTACGCCATCGCGTACCGCTTCTACTCACGCTTCATCGCCCGCCGTGTGCTGAAGCTCGACGACAGCCGGGCCACCCCCGCCGAGCGCCTCGAGGACGGGGTCGACTTCCAGCCGACCGACCGCCGGGTGCTGCTGGGCCATCACTTCGCCGCGATCGCCGGGGCCGGGCCGCTGGTCGGGCCGGTGCTGGCGGCCCAGATGGGGTATCTGCCGGGGACCATCTGGATCGTTGTCGGCGTGATCTTCGCCGGGGCGGTGCAGGACATGGTGGTGCTGTTCCTGTCCATGCGCCGGGACGGCAAGAGCCTGGGGCAGATGGCTCGCGAGGAGATCGGCAAGGTGGGCGGGGCGGCCGCGCTGATCGCGGTCTTCGTCATCATGATCATCCTGCTGGGCGTGCTGGCGCTGGTCGTCGTCAATGCCCTCGCCCACTCCCCGTGGGGCACCTTCTCGGTCGCCATGACCATCCCCATCGCCCTCTTCATGGGCTTCTACCTGCACATCCTGCGCCCGGGACGGGTTACCGAGACCAGTCTGATCGGTGTCGCGCTGCTGCTCCTCGCCATCGTCGGCGGCGGCTGGGTCGAGAACTCCTCACTCGCGGGCGCTTTCACCTGGAGCCCGACGACCCTCGTCTTCTGCCTGGCCGGCTACGGATTCGTCGCCTCCGTCCTGCCCGTATGGATGCTGCTGGCGCCGCGCGACTACCTCTCCACCTTCATGAAGATCGGCACAATCGCGCTGCTCGCCGTCGGTGTGCTGGTGGCCGCTCCCAAACTGCAGGCAGAGGCGGTGAGCGACTTCGCTACCTCCGGCACCGGACCGGTCTTCGCCGGCTCTCTCTTCCCGTTCCTGTTCATCACCATCGCCTGCGGCGCACTGTCGGGCTTCCACTCCCTGGTCGCCTCCGGGACCACCCCGAAGCTGATCCAGAAGGAGTCCCAGGTCCGGATGATCGGCTACGGCGCGATGCTGATGGAGTCCTTCGTCGCCGTCATGGCCCTGATCGCGGCCGCCGTCCTCGACCCGGGCCTGTACTACGCGATGAACGCCCCCGCCGGGCTGCTCGGCACCACTGCCGAATCCGCCTCCCAGGCCGTGGCCGGTCTCGGCTTCAGCATCACCCCCGACCAGCTGACCGCCGCCGCCAAGGCGGTCGAGGAACAGACGCTGATCGCCCGCACCGGCGGCGCACCCACACTGGCGGTCGGCATGTCGGAGATCTTCTCCAGGGTCTTCGGCGGCGCCGCGATGAAGGCCTTCTGGTACCACTTCGCGATCATGTTCGAGGCGCTGTTCATCCTCACCACGGTCGACGCCGGCACCCGGGTGGGCCGCTTCATGCTCCAGGACATGCTCGGCAACGTCTGGAAGCCGATCGGCCGCGTCAACTGGAAGCCGGGCATCTGGATCACCAGCGCGCTGGTCGTCGCTGCCTGGGGCTACTTCCTCTACACCGGCGCCACCGACCCGCTCGGCGGGATCAACCAGCTCTTCCCGCTCTTCGGCATCGCCAACCAACTGCTCGCCGCCGTCGCCCTCACCGTCTGCACCACCGTCCTCGTCAAGTCCGGCCGACGGCGCTGGGCCTGGGTCACCGCCGTCCCGCTCACCTGGGTGGTCGCGGTCACCTTCACCGCCGGCTGGCAGAAAATCTTCTCCGACGACCCGCGCGTCGGCTTCTTCGCCCAGCGGACCCGCTACGCCGACGGAATCGACGCCGGCACCGTCCTTCCTCCCGCCAAGACCATGGAGGACATGCACACGGTGGTCACCAACTCCACCGTCGACGGCGTCCTCATCGCCCTCTTCCTCCTGCTGGTCGTGACCGTGATGGTCAACGCGGCTGTGGTGTGCGCCCGCGCCCTGCGCTCGGCCGCCCCGCTGCCGACCACCGAAGTACCGTACGTCGCCTCGCAGATCGACGTGCCGGTGCCGCAACCCCGTAAGGCGCTCGCCGGAGCCCGCGAATGA
- a CDS encoding YbdD/YjiX family protein → MTLRRMLDGLRWYVREFTGEAAYDRYCERHRRHHPSAPVPTRREYEHMRTRHQDSHPSSRCC, encoded by the coding sequence ATGACGCTCCGTCGCATGCTGGACGGACTGCGCTGGTACGTACGGGAGTTCACCGGCGAGGCCGCGTACGACCGCTACTGCGAACGGCACCGCCGCCACCATCCGTCCGCCCCCGTCCCGACCCGTCGGGAGTATGAGCACATGCGCACCCGGCATCAAGACTCCCATCCGAGCAGCCGCTGCTGCTGA
- a CDS encoding amino acid permease translates to MPFDIPPVSDEERLRQLGYTQVLARRMSGFSNFAVSFTIISILAGCLTLYGFGMNTGGPAMIIWGWVAVGLMTLFVGLAMAEVCSSYPTSAGLYFWAHKLAPPRTAAAWAWFTGWFNVLGQVAVTAGIDFGAASFLNAYLDLQFDFAATPGHTMMLFAAILALHGLINTFGVRLVAILNSVSVWWHITGVLVIVGALALIPEKHQSADFVFGSFVNNTGWSSTFYVGVLSLLMAQYTFTGYDASAHMTEETNNAAVAGPRGIIRSIWISWVVGFVLLVGLTFAIQDYDAALGSSTGVPPAQIFMDAVGVAGGKILLLIAIGAQLFCGMASVTANSRMIYAFSRDGALPFSRVWQRVNPNTRTPTNAVWLAALGALVLGLPYLINITAYAAVTSIAVIGLYIAYVIPTFLRLRKGEGFERGPWHLGRASRVIGTIAVMWVGFITVLFMLPQVSPVTMETFNYAPIAVLVVLGFAAGWWLVSARKWFLNPEGDRRRRARHAIGVRLDSVD, encoded by the coding sequence GTGCCCTTCGACATTCCCCCCGTCTCGGACGAGGAACGCCTGCGCCAGCTGGGCTATACCCAGGTACTTGCCCGGCGTATGTCCGGTTTCTCGAACTTCGCCGTGTCCTTCACCATCATCTCCATCCTGGCCGGATGCCTGACGCTGTACGGGTTCGGTATGAACACCGGCGGCCCCGCGATGATCATTTGGGGCTGGGTCGCCGTCGGTCTCATGACGCTCTTCGTCGGTCTGGCCATGGCGGAGGTGTGCTCGAGCTATCCCACTTCGGCCGGCCTCTACTTCTGGGCGCACAAACTGGCCCCGCCCCGTACGGCGGCTGCCTGGGCGTGGTTCACCGGCTGGTTCAACGTGCTCGGCCAGGTCGCAGTGACCGCAGGAATCGACTTCGGCGCCGCCTCCTTCCTCAATGCCTATCTGGACCTGCAGTTCGACTTCGCGGCCACCCCGGGGCACACCATGATGCTTTTCGCCGCGATCCTGGCTCTGCACGGGCTGATCAACACTTTCGGCGTGCGCCTGGTGGCCATCCTCAACAGTGTGAGTGTGTGGTGGCACATCACCGGTGTCCTCGTCATCGTCGGCGCGCTCGCGCTCATCCCCGAAAAACACCAGTCCGCGGACTTCGTGTTCGGGAGCTTCGTGAACAACACGGGCTGGTCTTCCACCTTCTACGTCGGCGTGCTTTCCCTGCTGATGGCTCAGTACACCTTCACCGGTTACGACGCGAGCGCCCATATGACGGAGGAGACCAACAACGCCGCCGTGGCCGGGCCGCGGGGCATCATCCGCTCCATCTGGATCTCCTGGGTCGTCGGCTTCGTGCTCCTGGTCGGGCTGACCTTCGCGATCCAGGACTACGATGCGGCGCTGGGCAGCTCCACCGGCGTCCCGCCGGCCCAGATCTTCATGGACGCCGTCGGCGTGGCCGGCGGCAAGATCCTGCTGCTCATAGCCATCGGCGCCCAGCTGTTCTGCGGGATGGCCTCCGTCACCGCGAACAGCCGGATGATCTATGCGTTCTCCCGAGACGGGGCGCTGCCCTTCTCCCGCGTCTGGCAACGCGTCAACCCCAACACGCGTACCCCCACCAACGCGGTCTGGCTCGCCGCACTTGGTGCCCTGGTCCTCGGCCTGCCCTACCTGATCAACATCACCGCCTACGCCGCCGTTACCTCGATCGCGGTGATCGGCCTGTACATCGCCTATGTCATCCCCACATTCCTGCGTTTGCGCAAGGGGGAGGGCTTTGAACGCGGACCGTGGCACCTGGGCCGGGCCAGCCGCGTCATCGGCACCATCGCGGTGATGTGGGTCGGCTTCATCACGGTCCTGTTCATGCTCCCGCAGGTCAGTCCTGTGACGATGGAGACCTTCAACTACGCCCCGATCGCAGTCCTCGTCGTGCTTGGCTTTGCCGCAGGCTGGTGGCTGGTCTCGGCCCGTAAGTGGTTCCTCAACCCCGAGGGTGACCGCAGGCGTCGCGCCCGCCACGCCATCGGTGTCCGCCTGGATTCGGTTGACTGA
- a CDS encoding glycoside hydrolase, whose protein sequence is MTDTTDKSAARFDWEQRIGVLSDQRLTGIGALPAPRGLTADHGAGLVRLDWQPVEGALGYLVHRADHADGPFRPLDHLGGDVLAVPHPPYADTLVEPGRTYWYKVATWSDEGAGALSQTVTGTPAAGDGRPAAVTVSVAAAAEPVPMPDVWRRMIGAEHFSLLVRDGPGPGGSDVAQEYGQALRIVRDEIGVRSVRAHGTFLPEMVTVRADGSFDFSGLDEVYDRLLAGGLRPVVELSFMPVELASDPQYTVFDYKALVSTPKGWHRWGDLCRDLTVHLRERYGPDAVATWEFEVWNEANLQVFWNGTQDDYHRLYEVAARAVKSVDERIRVGGPSSAAAGWVGALLEYCRERNVPVDFVSTHTYGNAPLDFRPLTKSFAKATDKPEPEILWTEWGVTPTHFHRVSDAVFAAPFVLRGMKSALASTDCLSYWVASDQFEELGWPPKLFHGGFGLLTVGNLRKPRFWALYLLSQLSGGRIPAVASGDGAEATVEALATRGEDGTTVDVLVWNGTLDQSKIDGATVLDRSVTIEVSGLRPDMPYQVSSRRVDETHGNIQRVWDGFGGGDWPDASQWEALHAADTLPIEPLAQLTADADGTASVTITVPMPGIRFLRLTGR, encoded by the coding sequence GTGACCGACACCACGGACAAGTCCGCTGCTCGCTTCGACTGGGAGCAACGGATCGGCGTCCTCAGCGACCAGCGGTTGACCGGCATCGGCGCACTTCCCGCGCCGCGGGGCCTGACCGCTGACCACGGCGCTGGGCTCGTACGCCTCGACTGGCAGCCTGTGGAGGGCGCCCTCGGCTATCTGGTGCACCGCGCCGACCACGCCGACGGGCCGTTCCGGCCGCTGGACCACCTGGGCGGCGACGTTCTGGCCGTGCCGCATCCGCCGTACGCGGACACACTGGTCGAGCCAGGCCGCACCTATTGGTACAAGGTCGCGACGTGGAGTGACGAGGGCGCGGGAGCACTGTCCCAGACGGTGACCGGCACTCCCGCGGCGGGCGACGGGCGCCCGGCCGCCGTCACCGTCTCGGTCGCCGCCGCCGCCGAGCCCGTCCCGATGCCCGACGTGTGGCGGCGCATGATCGGCGCAGAACACTTCTCCCTGCTGGTCCGGGACGGGCCCGGCCCGGGCGGGTCTGATGTCGCGCAGGAGTACGGGCAGGCGCTGAGGATTGTCCGTGACGAGATCGGAGTTCGTTCGGTGCGGGCGCACGGCACCTTCCTGCCGGAGATGGTGACGGTCCGCGCTGACGGGTCCTTCGACTTCTCCGGCCTGGACGAGGTCTACGACAGGCTCCTGGCCGGCGGTCTGCGTCCGGTTGTCGAACTCTCCTTCATGCCGGTGGAGTTGGCCTCCGACCCGCAGTACACGGTCTTCGACTACAAGGCGCTGGTCTCCACCCCGAAGGGCTGGCACCGCTGGGGCGACCTGTGCCGCGACCTCACCGTCCACCTTCGTGAGCGCTACGGACCGGACGCGGTCGCGACCTGGGAGTTCGAGGTCTGGAACGAGGCCAATCTTCAGGTCTTCTGGAACGGCACCCAGGACGACTATCACCGCCTCTACGAGGTCGCGGCGCGCGCGGTGAAGTCCGTCGACGAGCGGATCCGGGTCGGCGGCCCCTCGTCGGCGGCCGCCGGCTGGGTCGGCGCACTGCTGGAGTACTGCCGCGAGCGCAACGTGCCGGTCGACTTCGTTTCCACCCACACCTACGGCAACGCACCGCTGGACTTCCGGCCGCTCACCAAGTCCTTCGCCAAAGCCACCGACAAGCCGGAACCGGAGATCCTGTGGACCGAGTGGGGTGTCACTCCGACCCATTTCCACCGGGTCAGCGACGCTGTGTTCGCCGCACCCTTCGTACTCCGGGGCATGAAGAGCGCCCTTGCCTCGACCGATTGCCTCTCCTACTGGGTCGCCTCCGACCAGTTCGAGGAACTCGGGTGGCCGCCCAAACTGTTCCACGGCGGCTTCGGCCTGCTGACAGTCGGCAATTTGCGCAAGCCCCGCTTCTGGGCGCTCTACCTGCTGTCCCAGCTGTCCGGGGGACGGATCCCGGCCGTGGCGAGCGGGGACGGCGCCGAGGCGACGGTGGAGGCCCTGGCCACGCGTGGTGAGGACGGCACCACAGTGGATGTCCTGGTGTGGAACGGCACCCTGGATCAGTCGAAGATCGACGGAGCCACCGTACTGGACAGGTCGGTGACCATTGAGGTGTCCGGACTGCGCCCCGACATGCCCTACCAGGTGTCCTCACGGCGGGTGGACGAGACGCACGGCAATATCCAGCGTGTCTGGGACGGGTTCGGTGGTGGTGACTGGCCCGACGCCTCGCAGTGGGAGGCGTTGCATGCGGCCGACACCCTGCCGATCGAGCCGCTTGCGCAACTGACTGCCGACGCCGATGGCACGGCATCGGTCACGATCACCGTTCCGATGCCGGGCATACGGTTCCTGCGCCTGACGGGGCGCTGA
- a CDS encoding glucoamylase family protein, translating to MDRRTFLSAGAGAAAVVGLGVGTAAAAERSDDAPLYRWFQATYRSMEALTTPLGLPADTLDLSGRSPVRSGNTSPTNIGCLLWSTVAAGGLGVTGRTEAARRIARTVRAVEGLERAHGFWFNWYDPATGAILTSWPGTGAPVRPFLSTVDNAWLVTGLRIAADAVPVLRGRIERLLAACDWSFFYTPYDAADPVKGPGQLLGGYWTDDNTVTGFHYGALNTEPRMASYLGLADGTLPPYHYWHLFRTLPPQYGQEQVPQGSNRTVDGVEYFAGHYTYRGRSLVPSWGGSMFEALMVPLFVPEREWSPRAWGVTHSRYVRSQIEFGLTETGTGFWGLSPSNVPEGGYLAYGVPSIGMTTDHYASTGAITPHASFLALPYAESEAVANLRSLAGEFGAYDKTYGFRDSVNTATGRVSDFVLALDQGMVLAALAQRLRPGLLQRPFRSGGFTSRVRPLLGREDFLLG from the coding sequence ATGGACCGTCGTACCTTCCTGTCTGCGGGCGCGGGCGCGGCCGCAGTTGTCGGCCTCGGCGTGGGCACGGCCGCCGCCGCCGAACGTTCCGACGACGCTCCGCTGTACCGCTGGTTCCAGGCGACCTACCGTTCGATGGAGGCGCTCACCACGCCGCTCGGCCTGCCAGCCGACACCCTCGACCTCAGCGGCCGTAGCCCTGTCCGCTCCGGCAACACATCCCCGACCAACATCGGCTGCCTGCTGTGGTCCACCGTGGCCGCGGGCGGTCTCGGGGTGACCGGCCGGACCGAAGCAGCCCGCCGGATCGCCCGTACCGTGCGCGCCGTCGAAGGCCTGGAACGGGCGCACGGCTTCTGGTTCAACTGGTACGACCCGGCGACCGGCGCCATTCTCACCAGCTGGCCGGGCACCGGTGCACCCGTACGCCCCTTCCTGTCAACGGTCGACAACGCCTGGCTGGTGACGGGTCTGAGGATCGCGGCGGACGCGGTGCCCGTGCTGCGCGGGCGGATCGAGCGCCTGCTCGCCGCCTGCGACTGGTCCTTCTTCTACACGCCATACGACGCGGCCGACCCGGTCAAGGGTCCGGGCCAGCTGCTCGGCGGTTACTGGACGGACGACAACACCGTCACCGGATTCCATTACGGAGCGCTCAACACCGAGCCGCGGATGGCCAGTTATCTCGGGCTGGCCGACGGCACCCTGCCGCCCTACCACTACTGGCACCTGTTCCGCACCCTGCCGCCACAGTACGGACAGGAGCAGGTCCCACAGGGCTCGAACCGCACGGTCGACGGCGTCGAGTACTTCGCCGGGCACTACACCTACCGTGGGCGCTCGCTTGTCCCCTCCTGGGGTGGATCGATGTTCGAGGCGCTGATGGTGCCGCTGTTCGTGCCCGAGCGCGAGTGGTCGCCGCGCGCGTGGGGAGTGACCCACTCCCGTTATGTCCGCAGCCAGATCGAGTTCGGCCTGACCGAGACAGGTACCGGCTTCTGGGGCCTGTCGCCCAGCAATGTTCCTGAGGGCGGCTACCTGGCCTACGGCGTTCCCTCTATCGGCATGACGACCGATCACTACGCCTCCACGGGGGCGATCACCCCGCACGCCTCGTTCCTCGCTCTCCCGTATGCCGAGTCCGAAGCCGTCGCCAACCTCCGGTCGCTGGCGGGCGAGTTCGGTGCGTACGACAAGACCTACGGTTTCCGCGACTCGGTCAATACCGCCACCGGCCGCGTCTCGGACTTCGTTCTCGCCCTGGACCAGGGGATGGTCCTCGCCGCCCTCGCACAGCGGCTGCGCCCGGGTCTGCTCCAACGGCCCTTCCGCAGTGGCGGGTTCACCTCCCGCGTCCGTCCGCTGCTGGGCCGTGAGGACTTTCTGCTCGGCTGA
- a CDS encoding carbohydrate ABC transporter permease, with the protein MSRARKTLTLAVLCTALVVMAAPFVWMTLSAFKTKPELAASPPVWIPTEWTLTNFRDLLDRLDLPRYFLNSTLVATLVTACNLVFCSMLGYALAKLNFAGRKQLFGLVLGALMVPGNLMLLPLFVLMSKLQLLNSYAGLVLPFAAGAFGVFLMRQFMMSVPDELLEAARLDGAGEWYIFWRIVMPLVKPALATLSILTFLASWNNFVWPLIATNDPGKYTLPVALATFATDPNQAGGSNGMLMAGSFLVILPVLFVFIVLQRYFTQGIATAGMK; encoded by the coding sequence ATGAGCCGCGCGCGCAAGACACTCACCCTGGCCGTACTGTGCACGGCTCTGGTCGTGATGGCCGCACCCTTCGTGTGGATGACGCTGTCCGCGTTCAAGACCAAGCCGGAACTGGCTGCCTCACCGCCGGTGTGGATCCCCACCGAGTGGACCCTCACCAACTTCCGGGACCTGCTCGACCGCCTCGACCTGCCGCGCTACTTCCTGAACTCGACACTGGTGGCGACCTTGGTCACCGCCTGCAATCTGGTCTTCTGCTCGATGCTCGGCTATGCGCTGGCGAAGCTGAACTTCGCCGGCCGTAAGCAGCTGTTCGGGCTGGTCCTGGGTGCGCTGATGGTGCCTGGCAATCTGATGCTGCTCCCGCTGTTCGTACTGATGAGCAAGTTGCAGCTGCTCAATTCGTACGCGGGCCTGGTGCTGCCGTTCGCCGCAGGCGCGTTCGGGGTGTTCCTGATGCGGCAGTTCATGATGTCTGTGCCGGACGAGCTGCTGGAGGCGGCCCGCCTCGACGGGGCGGGGGAGTGGTACATCTTCTGGCGGATCGTGATGCCGCTGGTCAAGCCCGCGCTCGCGACGCTGTCGATCCTGACGTTCCTGGCGTCCTGGAACAACTTCGTGTGGCCGTTGATCGCCACCAACGATCCGGGCAAATACACCTTGCCCGTCGCGCTGGCCACGTTCGCCACCGACCCGAACCAGGCGGGCGGTTCCAACGGGATGCTGATGGCCGGGTCCTTCCTGGTCATTCTCCCTGTCTTGTTCGTCTTCATCGTTCTCCAGCGCTACTTCACCCAGGGCATCGCGACCGCCGGCATGAAGTAG
- a CDS encoding carbohydrate ABC transporter permease: MGATTDTPIEAGAAPGRPASFVADRPRRSRMGVQHLAGWLFSTPFLAVFGTFMALPILATLVMSFTDFGLGNVTDPFSAKFIGFGNYTRLFHDATFVDALLNTAYFVVVGVPLTIALGMAAAVLLNSGVDRARTLFRVGFYAPVVTSIVAVAVVWRFVLDPSDGLIAGVASEVGLTAPDFLGSETLAMPSLIALAVWRNLGTVMVLFLAGLQAIPGEVREAARLDGAGAWDEFRRITVPLLRPTTLYATVITTIGYLNVFEEPFVMTQGGPSNSTMTVSLDMYREGFNFFHMGYASAMAYVLLVVIMAITMLQLRLLKDNTT, from the coding sequence ATGGGCGCCACCACTGACACCCCGATCGAGGCCGGCGCTGCGCCGGGCCGTCCGGCCAGCTTCGTCGCCGACCGGCCCCGGCGCTCGAGGATGGGTGTGCAGCATCTCGCCGGATGGCTGTTCTCCACTCCCTTCCTGGCAGTGTTCGGCACCTTCATGGCTCTGCCGATCCTCGCCACGCTCGTGATGAGCTTCACCGACTTCGGCCTCGGCAACGTGACCGATCCGTTCTCCGCGAAGTTCATCGGCTTCGGCAACTACACGAGGCTCTTCCACGACGCCACGTTCGTCGACGCTCTGCTGAACACCGCGTACTTCGTCGTGGTCGGCGTACCGCTCACCATCGCGCTGGGCATGGCGGCGGCGGTCCTGCTGAACTCGGGGGTGGACCGGGCACGCACGTTGTTCCGCGTCGGCTTCTACGCGCCAGTGGTTACCAGCATCGTCGCGGTGGCGGTGGTGTGGCGGTTCGTCCTCGATCCGTCCGACGGCCTCATCGCTGGTGTCGCCTCCGAAGTCGGGCTGACCGCGCCGGACTTCCTCGGCAGTGAGACGCTCGCGATGCCCTCGCTGATCGCGCTGGCGGTGTGGCGGAATCTCGGCACAGTGATGGTGCTGTTCCTCGCCGGCCTGCAGGCCATCCCGGGCGAAGTGCGAGAGGCGGCCCGGTTGGACGGCGCCGGCGCGTGGGACGAGTTCCGCCGGATCACCGTGCCGTTGCTGCGCCCCACCACGCTGTACGCCACGGTCATCACCACCATCGGATATCTCAATGTCTTCGAGGAGCCGTTCGTGATGACGCAGGGCGGACCCTCCAACAGCACGATGACGGTGTCGCTGGACATGTACCGGGAGGGCTTCAACTTCTTCCACATGGGCTACGCGAGCGCGATGGCCTATGTGCTCTTGGTCGTGATCATGGCCATCACGATGCTTCAGCTCCGCCTGCTGAAGGACAACACCACATGA